In Streptomyces nojiriensis, one genomic interval encodes:
- a CDS encoding chloride channel protein has translation MSADGPVGAPGAPPPDPFAQVRNRSYIRLLVMAAVLGVPISAGAYGFLALVDALQPWTYTDLPKALGFQGTPPWWPLPLLAVAGLLVGATIRCLPGIGGHKPAEGLSTAGAPKPRELPGILLAAVATLGLGAVLGPEAPLIMLGSGVALWLVRLLKPDMPEQAGAVVGATGSFAAVSTLLGSPITGAFLLMEASGLGGPMLGIVLVPGLLAAGIGTLVFIGLDNWTGLGTYSLAIAEVPHANSPTVAEFAWALAIGLAAAFAGTGIRRLSLWLQPRVERHLLPATALMGLVIGGLAIAYAQGTGKAATEVMYSGQAAMGPLLANSADYTVGTLTLLLACKGLAYCVSLSAFRGGPIFVAMFLGAAGGIALSHLPGLQLTPAFAMGVGAMSVAMLKLPLTSVLLATLLLGAQGLTVMPLVIVAVVVAYVVTLRLSPAPTGRSEAGAQKGSAPA, from the coding sequence ATGTCGGCCGATGGTCCCGTCGGAGCACCGGGGGCGCCGCCGCCCGATCCCTTCGCCCAGGTCAGGAACCGCAGCTACATCAGGCTCCTGGTCATGGCCGCGGTGCTCGGGGTGCCGATCTCCGCAGGCGCGTACGGCTTCCTCGCGCTGGTCGATGCGCTTCAGCCCTGGACCTACACCGACCTGCCCAAGGCGCTGGGTTTCCAGGGGACCCCACCTTGGTGGCCCCTGCCCCTGCTTGCCGTGGCAGGACTGCTGGTGGGAGCGACGATCCGCTGCCTTCCCGGGATCGGCGGCCACAAGCCGGCCGAAGGGTTGTCGACGGCGGGCGCGCCGAAGCCGCGCGAGCTGCCCGGCATCCTCCTCGCAGCCGTGGCCACGCTGGGCCTCGGCGCGGTCCTCGGACCGGAGGCTCCGCTCATCATGCTCGGCAGTGGCGTGGCCCTCTGGCTGGTACGCCTGCTCAAGCCGGACATGCCCGAGCAGGCCGGGGCCGTGGTCGGCGCGACGGGGAGCTTCGCAGCGGTCAGCACCCTGCTCGGATCCCCCATCACCGGGGCCTTCCTCCTCATGGAGGCGTCGGGGCTCGGCGGGCCGATGCTCGGGATCGTGCTGGTGCCTGGCCTTCTCGCGGCCGGCATCGGCACGCTCGTCTTCATCGGCCTGGACAACTGGACCGGCCTCGGCACGTACTCCCTGGCCATTGCGGAGGTACCACACGCGAACTCGCCCACCGTCGCCGAATTCGCCTGGGCACTCGCCATCGGACTGGCGGCTGCCTTCGCCGGCACGGGGATCCGGCGGCTCTCCCTCTGGCTGCAGCCGCGCGTCGAACGGCACCTGCTTCCCGCCACCGCACTGATGGGCCTCGTGATCGGCGGGCTCGCCATCGCCTACGCCCAAGGCACCGGAAAAGCCGCGACCGAGGTGATGTACTCGGGGCAGGCCGCGATGGGCCCGCTGCTCGCGAACAGCGCCGATTACACCGTCGGCACGTTGACGCTCCTCCTCGCCTGCAAGGGGCTCGCGTACTGCGTCTCGCTGAGCGCCTTCCGGGGCGGACCGATCTTCGTGGCGATGTTCCTCGGGGCGGCGGGCGGCATCGCCCTGTCGCACCTTCCAGGGCTGCAGCTCACCCCGGCGTTCGCCATGGGCGTCGGAGCCATGTCGGTCGCCATGCTCAAGCTCCCCTTGACGTCGGTGCTGCTGGCCACCCTGCTGCTGGGGGCGCAGGGCCTTACCGTCATGCCGCTGGTCATCGTCGCAGTGGTGGTCGCCTACGTCGTGACGCTCAGGCTCAGCCCGGCCCCGACCGGCAGATCCGAGGCCGGGGCGCAGAAGGGCTCTGCCCCGGCATGA
- a CDS encoding lamin tail domain-containing protein has translation MSSASSSVRRIAATVLAAGAVVSAAALPASAADGDRHHQQRPRVEISRVQADSPGREDRSNRSLNAEWVEITNTTRDAINLRGWTLRDRDGNRYRFDNVRIARHATIRIHTGNGRDTRTDLYQDRRDYVWDNGSDTATLRDDRGRTVDTESWGRRR, from the coding sequence ATGTCTTCTGCTTCTTCCTCCGTACGCCGTATCGCCGCCACGGTCCTGGCCGCCGGTGCCGTCGTCTCGGCCGCCGCGCTGCCGGCGTCCGCCGCGGACGGTGACCGTCACCACCAGCAGCGTCCGCGGGTGGAGATCAGCCGGGTCCAGGCCGACAGCCCCGGACGCGAGGACCGCTCGAACCGCTCCCTGAACGCCGAGTGGGTGGAGATCACCAACACCACCCGCGACGCGATCAACCTCCGGGGCTGGACGCTGCGCGACCGCGACGGCAACCGCTACCGCTTCGACAACGTCCGCATCGCACGCCACGCCACCATCCGCATCCACACCGGCAACGGCCGCGACACCCGCACCGACCTCTACCAGGACCGCCGCGACTACGTCTGGGACAACGGCTCCGACACCGCGACGCTGCGCGACGACCGCGGGCGCACGGTCGACACCGAGTCCTGGGGACGCCGCCGCTAA